The DNA region AGCATCAGCACATCTGAGGCGATCGCCGCATCAGCATTATTTGCTGTCACTGCAATACCGTACTCCTGCTGTAGATATTCCCGTCGTGCCGCAACAGGATCGCTCACCACAACATCAGATGGCGCGTATAAACCTTGTTTTAATAAACGAGACAATAGAGCCTCACCCATTACTCCGCCACCGATCATCCCAAATTTCACAGCCATAAGCCCTCAAATATTTCGCCCAGATATATTTCTCAGTACGAACATCTCATTTCAAAATATATTCACCCATGACACCAAACGAAATCAACTCACAAAAAAAGAGACGACCAAGCCGTCCCTTATGGAAATGTATTTTTCGATCAACTGAGATACGAAGTCAAATCCGTCACAACTGACGAATCTGCTCGCTTCTAGCTAAATAATTATTGTGCCTGCGCAACGGGAGCCATTTCTTCGTTCCAAGCAGGTGTGGGAGTTGCAGTACGGGGAGCAGCGGGCTGTGCAGTCACAGGAGTCGCAGCTTCGTGGACAACACCAGTCTGATTAGTAACCTGAACACAATTAGGTGTGAAGAGGAAAATGCTATCGCCAATGCGCTCTTGATGCCCATCAATTGCATAGGTACCACCAGCAACGAAGTCAACAGCACGTTGCGCTTCATCTGGGTCCATCATGTTGAGGTTGAGAACCACAGAGCGGCGATCCCTGAGAGATTGGATGACCTGAGGCATCTCTTCAAAAGAATGGGGCTCACAAACAACAACTTCAGATAAGCCATTGTTAACGCCAGGCATACCAATGACATTATTACGGGGCGCGGAATTAGAATTCATGCCAAAATCAGAAGCTACAGTGGGGTTTTCACGGAGACGACGAGGGCGGGACTTTTCTTCAACGAGGGGCGCAGGGCTATCGGCAGGATAGAGGGCTGCGTAATCGGTGTTATCCACCTCTTCTTCGTAATACTCCTCGAATTCCTCGGTCTCGTTAAAGCCCAAAAAATCACGTAACTTAGTAAACATAGTGCGAAATATCCTTGATATTGATTGTCAGTTTAGTGTGCTTTGTTTGGCATGAGAAATAGTTTTTTCTAAATTCCCAGGAAGTCTAATGGGAGAAAGACTCAAGGATAGAAAGAGACTTTATCTAGACTTGATACTTCCTCAGCATATCTTATGTTTTTATTTTGTCTAGAGTTTGGTCAGTTTTTTTTTGAGTTTTGGCAAATTAAATCCAAATTCCTAAATTACGCTTTATTCTGCCCCAAAATCCCTGCTTTGATGAAATCACCACCATAAACTTTTGTTAATCAAGAGTTTATGATGCAACAAGCTCCTTGAGAAGGGAATAATAGAAAGATTTTGTTCCTGTTAATAAGGGAAGACCTCTCGGGGCGATCGCCACTTTTTCGTATCAAAAATCAAGCGTAGCTACGCTGGCCAAAAATGGCACTACCGACCCTAATCATAGTGCTACCAGCCTGCACTGCCAGCTCATAGTCACCAGACATACCCATAGATAATTCACTGAGTGCGAAAGGAAAGGCAGAATTTTCGTTGAGCTGCTCTTTTAGTTTTTGCACAGAGGTAAAGGCGGCTAGGATTTCATTCGAAGTTAGCCCCAATGGCAAAATTGTCATTAAACCCTGAATCTTTAGATGATTGCATGCCGCTAAGCCTGATAGGTCTTGCTGTAGCTGTTCAAAATCCCAGCCAAATTTATTGGGATCAGGCAAAGGCTTGACCTGAAGACAACATTTCGGCACAACAGCCATTGTCGCAGCGTAATTATTTAATTTCTTAGCCAGAGCAAGGCTGTCAATAGTGTGAATCCAGTCAAAGTGGGCGATCGCCTTTTTTGCCTTATTTTTTTGGAGATGACCAATAAAGTGCCAACAAATATCTTTTAAATCCGCTAATTCTTTTTGCTTCGCTAAGGCTTCTTGGAGTCGATTTTCTGCAAAGTCTCGTACACCAACTTCATACGCTGCCCGAATTTTCTCAACGCTGTGGGTTTTACTGACTGCAATCAATTTAGTAGTTGCAGGGAGCTGCTGCTGAAAAAAAGCGATCTGATTAGCAAGTTGGTCAGACATATCAGCGAAAAACAATTTACTGGAACGTACGCTTGTATAAAGCCTGTAATGCATCGAGTTGAGGTGAAGGGCCGAGGCGACGAACTTTGCGTAATCTCTGCTCTACTTTCATGCGAGCATCCATACGCGTGATGGGCTCGAAAACCATATTTTTTTTGTTCTGCTGCACCACGAAAAATAATCGTTGAGCATAAAGTGTCGTAAATAATTCTTCGTTATCTTCTAGCTCACAGATCAAGAAAAGCATCCCAAAAGTTGGGTGATTGAAATAGGACTCTGTATTCATTCAAATTCTATGGGTTCCAAAAACTCAGTAACCGAACTGTGACGGGCTACAAATCGTTCAAAAAGTGGCGATGCTGATGCTTTGTTACCGAAATGCGTAGAAGACGGTATCTTCAGATACATAAGCATCATCTGTTTAGTATATAGACGATAGGTCAGGAATGGGAAAATTTATTTGACTGAATGGTCTTTTACTCTACAGCCTTTTAAAAACATTTGTACTATATCTTAAAGGGTTTCTGTTCTACTAGTTGCGCCAGGCGATCGCCACAATTATCCAAGCTAACCGCAAAAATGCAACTAAATGAAACACGGCTTGGTAAGATTAAGAATTGCTTTTTTGCACACCGCTATCAAACCTTATCCTGAAAACCATGACTGAGTCTCGCCAATATCACATCACTACCTTTGGTTGTCAGATGAATAAAGCTGACTCCGAACGTATGGCAGGTATTTTAGAAGGTATGGGTTACCTGTTTGCAGAGGACCCAAACGAGGCAGATTTAGTACTCTACAACACCTGTACTATTCGGGATAACGCAGAGCAAAAAGTTTATTCTTATCTCGGTCGTCAAGCAAAACGAAAGCATTCAAAGCCAGACTTAACACTCATCGTCGCAGGTTGTGTTGCCCAGCAAGAGGGAGAAAGTCTATTACGCCGCGTGCCCGAAGTTGATTTGATCATGGGGCCTCAGCACGCTAATCGCCTCCAAGAACTTTTAGAGCAAGTCGATAGTGGCAGTCAGATTGTCGCCACTGAGCCAATTCATATCGTTGAAGACATCACCAAGCCCCGTCGCGACAGCTCGGTAACCGCTTGGGTTAACGTGATTTATGGCTGTAATGAGCACTGTACCTACTGTGTGGTCCCCGGTGTACGAGGCACGGAGCAGTCTCGTTATCCTGAAGCGATTTACGCAGAGATGGAAGAGTTGGGTCGCCAAGGTTTTAAGGAAGTCACGCTCCTTGGTCAAAATATTGATGCCTATGGCCGTGACTTGCCTGGTACAACACCCGAAGGACGCAATAAATATAATCTGACGGATCTTTTGTATTTTGTGCATGATGTGCCGGGTATTGAGCGCATCCGTTTTGCAACCAGTCACCCTCGTTATTTCACGGAGCGTCTGATTAAAGCTTGTCACGAGCTACCAAAGATTTGTGAGCATTTTCATATTCCGTTTCAGTCCGGTGACAATGATGTCTTGAAGGCGATGCGCCGCGGTTATACTCACGAAAAATATCGTCGGATTATCGACAATGTCCGTAAATATATGCCGGATGCCTCTATTAGCGCGGATGCAATTGTGGCTTTTCCTGGTGAAACAGAAGAACAATTCGAAAATACCCTCAAATTGGTTGAGGACATTGGTTTTGATCAACTAAATACAGCAGCTTATTCGCCTCGCCCTGGAACTCCTGCGGCAGTCTGGGAAGATCAATTGTCTGAAGAAGTGAAGAGCGATCGCCTCCAACGACTGAATCGCCTAGTCAATCAAAAAGCAGCGGAACGCTCTGAGCGCTATGCGGGAAGGGTTGAGGCAGTTTTGGTGGAGGGTCAAAACCCCAAAAATCCCAATCAGGTAATGGGGCGCACTAGTGGCAACCGTCTCACTTTCTTTGAGGGTGATATCAACGAACTTAAGGGAACAATTGTTTCGGTGAGAATTACTGAAGTTCGGCCATTTAGTCTCACTGGTGAACCTATAGAAGCCCTCGTGACGGCTTAATTTAGTCATGACAAAACCGTGGCTAGAACCCGAGGCGATCGCCCAAGTCCAGCTCATTCTGGATAGTTATCGCCATTGGTTCGGGGAAGATTTAATTGCGAGGGATGAGACTCCCGAAACTCAGGCAGACATTTTGTTTGAGGCACCGATGGTTGTTTTCTCCCATGGCACACAGACAGATCCGATTTATAACTACGGTTCTCGACTAGGCCTAAAACTTTGGGAACGAACTTGGGAAGAGCTTTTAGCCATGCCCTCGCGCGAATCAGCAGAACCCAATGAAAAGGTGCAAACAGAGCGAAATCAGCTGTTAGCATCTAGTCGGGATTATGGTTTTAAAACGGGTTTTTCTGGGGTGCGAGTGACAAAAAACGGTAAACGCGTCCGAATCGAAGATGTTAAGCTTTGGGACTTACTCGATAAAGACGGAAATTATGGTGGTCAGGCTGCCGTATATTCTAAATGGACATTTTTAGATTAGGTGAATGAAAGAGCAGTTTACAGTGTGGTTAGATCGGTTTTTGGTAGCGGACGTTTTTGTGGTGCTGTTCGCGTTTTTTTGGTTTGCGATCGCCCTCATTGGGAAATCATCTGGCGTTAATCTCGGTTGGGATATTTGGTATTCACTCTGGGAACCCGTCTTTACGCCAGCAATTGGCATTTTGATGTTGGGTGCGATTTTAAGTTGGGTGGTCAAAAAGATTGGCACTTTCTTTCAGCCTAAATCCGACGAATTAGGTTAAATTACAACCCGCTACGATCGAGCTATTGAATTGCAGATCGAAAGATGGAATTATCAGATCGATTTTCTGAAGCATTGGTTTTTGCCGAAAAGTTACATCGCCAACAAAGCCGCAAAGGTTCTGGTACACCTTATGTTGCTCATCTGCTGGGAGTTGCCAGCACTGTTTTGGAAGCAGGTGGGAACGAGGATGAGGCGATCGCCGCACTACTTCACGATGCTGTCGAGGATCAAGGGGGCTTGGCAACGAGAGATTTGATTCAAGAAAAATTTGGAGATCGCGTTACTGAAATTGTGATGGGCTGTTCCGATAGTGTTGAAGGCGAAATCAAATTGCCGTGGCGAGAACGAAAAGTTGCTTATCTAGACCATCTTAAAACTGCTCCCAAATCTGTGCGTCTTGTGTCGATGGCCGACAAACTCTACAATCTTCAGTCCATCGTGCGAGATTATCGCTTGGTTGGTGAAGACTTGTGGTCTCGATTTCGCGGAAAAAAAGATGGCACCCTTTGGTATTACCAAGAACTAAGCAAAATATTCGATCCAGAGCATCCCTTAACTCAAGAATTTAAACGGGCGATCGCCACCCTCGACACCCTTATTTCAACCAAGTCGCCATAGATTGTTGCTTCAGTAATGCTCGACGTATCTTCCAATCAGGCATACATTGCGTCACCAGACTCCAAAATCTTTTGCTGTGATTCATCTCGCGAAAATGACACAGCTCATGGACAATCACATAGTCCAAACAATCCAACGACAATTGAATTAGCTGGAGATTGAGATTAATCCGGCCAAGGCTACTACAACTGCCCCATCGTGTTTTCATCGCTTTTACTCGCAACGGAATTTCCGTTTGCTCCAGTTGCAAAATTGGCCTTGTCTGCTCTAGCCAATAAGCCAATCGTTCTCGAAATAAAGTCTTCGCTTGCCGCTGATACCAACGCCGCATCAAAAATTGAATTTTATGGATATCATCTGGTTGATCAACACACACCCGAAAAACACCATTCTCGAATTCAAACATTGGGTGATCGCCACAAGAAATCTTTAACGGATAACCTTGCCCCAAATAATAATGAATTTCTCCTTCGATCCATTGGGGAATAAAACGCTTAGCAGCAGAGTCTTCTATTTTTTTGAGGTTTTTCCTAATCCACTCAAGACGTTTATCTAAAATATCTTCGAGTTGAGCCTTCGACACACTACGCGGAGTATGGAGAATAATCTCTCGCTCCTGATTAATTGAAATCTGAATCGTCCGGCGGTGATCGCTCCGTTTAAGAATGACGAGAAGAGTTCTACCATCAATAGAAATTTTGATTGTCTCAGAAGACCTCTTATTTATTTTCGTTGAATTAGCTGCCAAGATTTATACTCACCCACTACTTCATGCTGAATCCAATTTTTAGCCAAAAACTCAGATTTCACCCATGCAAAACCATCAATATTTACATCACTCAATTCTTTAGCCATATAGTTAACCTTAGGAGAATAAAATTTCAATAGCACTTGAGTTTTTCCACCACCAAATAATGCTATCTGATGATTCTGTAAAACAGTTTGTATTTCAGGTTCTGAGATCATCATTTTTAGTTCAGGATTAACATCAGTAAGCAAACCAGATGCTACTAAAAGAATAAAACTCAGCCACTGACCTAAAAGTAAACTAGCGATCCATTCTTGAGATGTTTTTTTCTGAAAAATCAGCCAAGCTAAATAAACCCAAGCACATCCTAAGGGCAAAACAATATATGCAAATTCTAAGCCATCAAATTCAAAGAATAGCCAACTTTCTGGGACTTGAGCCAAGATATTCAGCAGAATAAATAAACTCCCCAAAAAGCCCAACATACAAGAAATAACCTTGATCAATAATTGTGGAGATCGCTCTTTCTCCCAGGACTCTATGAGCTCATGAATTCCTAGTGCGGCAAAGATTGCTAGAAATGGATAGAGGGGAAGCGCATAGTGAGAAAGACGAGTTTCATAAAAAGTGATCATTAAAAAAATACTGAGAGGAATGCCCAATATTAAAAAATGCTCTTTCTTCTTTTTTTTCCAGTAGGTGATCGCACCAATAATCGAAAAAAATATCCACGGAAAACATAATCCTAGAGTATTGATCACATAATAAAAATATCCATTATTACGTCGTTGTTCTTGAGACAAACTCACAAACAAACTAAATAATGCACGAAAACTTTCTACTTCATATCTCTGAAAACTCAAATAAAGCCATAAACCTAAAGGGATCAAACCTATGAAGATGCCAAGATAAAAATAGTTTTTCTGAAAATATTTAAATTTCCGTATCGACACACTCAAGTATGGCAATAAGCTCAGGATTAGCATCCCAGCAAGAAAGCCACGGCACAAAATCATTAATGATAGACAACACCCAAAAAGTAATAGATAAAGATCTTTCGACAGTATTCCATATTCCAGATTTCCATGACTATTAGGAAACACAACTCGTCCACTGTATTTAATTAGACATAGAATAGCTGTCAGAAATATAAAAATAGTGATGTAATCAGGGTTGCCTAAATAGCTATAACGTAGCCAGAGAAATTCAAGACTTAAAATAAAAGCGGATAATAATCCTATCTGTTTATCAAATAAATTTACTGCAATCTGATAGATCAACAAAAGACAGCCCAAAGACAATAATACACTGGGTAACCGTACAGCAATTTCATTAACACCTAGTAGCTGATAAAAACAAGCAATCAGCCAATAGGGACCAGGTGTTTTATGGTGAGGATTTTCCCAAGGGTTAATCCAGTCTCCAGTTTCAAACATGATCTTTGCTCTAGTGGCATACAAACCTTCGTCATGGGCAAGGAGACTCTGATCAGCAAATAAACCAACGACTAAAATTGGCAATGCCCAAAAAACAATGCAGAGATGAGGAGACTGGTAGAGCCGGGAAAAGGTTTTCATTATGTCTCTTGAAGAGGTATGGAGAGCAATAGTTGGATAAATTTGATGGTGCTTTTCTGGCGATAAATCTGTGAATTTTGATGATTTTTATGGTGGCGATCACCTCACTTATTTTGTCATAGACCGATCAGAATCTCCTGACTCTCCCTAAGAGAATCACGCCACATCAGTGATTTCCCTCAGGCAATTCCCGCCATAAGTTTGTTATTGTGAAGAAGTATTACGAAGATTGTTGTTTTAGAATTTTATCTAAACTTCATCAAAAATATGTGTGCTCGGCACAACAGATTTCCAAAAATTAATCATGCTAAAGGTGTAAAACACTTACCAAGTCACTTACTAAGAAAATCCTATGGCCTTTACCAATTTTCTCAAAAAAGCGGCAGCTCCATTGCGAATGGCACAGCGAACGAATGGTAAACGACTTAATTTAACGTTGTTTTGCGACTTTGATGGTCCTTTAGTAGATGTTTCGACAAGGTATTACAGTACCTACCAAACAGCACTACAGCACACCAAAAGGAGTTATGAGGAACAAGGTCAGCCCTTGCCAATCCGGTTATTGACGAAAGCTCAGTTTTGGCGGATGAAGCGTCAACGGGTTAGCGATATTGAAATTGCAATGAAGTCAGGTCTGCAGGAAGAGCAAATTACATTTTTCTTGGATTACGTCGGAAAAATCGTCAATGGGGCGAATCTACTCCATCTAGATGCAATGCAAAGTGGCATCAACTGGTCTTTGGGGCTCTTGCATTCTCACGGTGTGAAACTGGTTCTAGTGACTCTCCGCGAGGAGCAACAGGTACACCGGATGTTGGATTGTTACGGATTAAAACGATTATTCAACGGGATCTATGGCAGCGGCGATCGCCACACAGCCTACGAAAATAATATTGATGTAAAGACAGCTCTCCTTAAGGAAGCAATTACAGAGCAGGGCCAATTAAGTGATGACTGGCTAATGGTGGGAGATACCGAGGCGGATATTGTAGCTGCACAACGGGTGAAAATTCCGGCGATCGCCCTAACTTGCGGCATTCGTGATGAGAATTATCTCAAAACCTATAGTCCTGACCACATTTGCACGGATTTACTAGCGACTGCACACTATCTCATTGATCGCTATGACAATACTCCAAAAAATTTCCCGCTTAACCTCAATTACTGCCTATCCAACGCCCTAACCTGATTCCACCATCGAACCAGAGGTGTACAAATTAATGGTGCCCAGAGGCTGCTTAAAACAGCAGAAGCAAGGGCAATTTGTTGATAATCGAGCCATATATCACCAAAAGACCGGAACCCAAAAATCAGGTGTTGCAGAGCCATCACGGTCTCTGCCACGAAGGTCATAATAAAAACAATTAATGCCAGGGAAATGAAATCTTCCTGTAAATATCGCTGGTGACGCCAACTTGCTGTGAGCCAGGCCACAAGGACAAATCCCGGAATATGGCTAGGGAAAGCCGTCACCATTAAACTATCGTGGAGTAGCCCCACGGCGATCGCCACGAGGACAGCAATCGACACATTACGCTTAATACTCCATGCCACTAGCCACATCAATAACCACTGAGGGCTAAATCCGAGAATTGTCATCCCGGGTGTTCGCACCAGTAGTAGTAATGAACAAACGAGCAGTGACACAACAATCACAAAGCCGTTCAGCCAAGGGTTAGACGATCTAGGAAACTTCTTCTTCGACATTTTGTTCTGGTAACGGCTCAAAGTCCAAAGGCTTTTGCTCAAACGACGAAACCATCACCCACTCTAACACCGTGAAAGATGCTGATAATTCGACTGTCGCAATCGGTGCAGGACCACCTTTTTTATCCACTTTGACTACCTTTCCAATGGGCACTCCAGGCGGGTACAAAACACTTAAATTCGAAGTGGTCACCAAATCACCTTCCTCAACATCAGGGACTTTCTGATAAAAAGTCATCTGTGCCATTTGCTGATTATTTCGGTTACTCTGTCCCTTGAGATAAGCTTGGTGGCGGCTACGGGTGACCATCACCCCAATCTGCTGGTTAGCATCGCTAATGAGCATCACTCGACTACTATTTGGCGTCACTTGAGTAACACGGCCCACTAAACCGCCGATCCCTGACACGATATCTCCAACTTTTATCCCTTCGTTACTGCCTTTACCAATGGTGATTTGCTGCCACCAGGAATCAGCACTACGGCCAATCACTGGTGCGGCGATCACCTCCATATCTAATTCTTTAGAGAAATCCAGCAATGATTTGAGCTGTTTATTTTGCTGTTCCAGCTCCTCCACACGATTCTGTAGTTCTCGCAACTTACTATTTTGCAAGAGAATTTCTTCATCTACGGGAGCAGAAGCTGCACCACTTGTATTCGCAAGCAGTGCATAAAACTCTTGGATAATCCCACCTTGAGTTTGACGCAGAAAAAATACAGCTGACAGACCGATGCCAACAAAAACAATCGTGAAACCGTTGCGTTGCCACCAACGGCTAAACATCACCATAAACCCAAAATAATCATGCTCTCTATCTTAGATTATTCGTAACGAGCATAACTATTAGTTGCACGTTCTAGATCTTTGAAATTCTCAAGCACGCGGCCTGTACCCAAAACAACGCAGCTAAGGGGTTCAGATGCAACATGAGTAACAATACCTGTTTCATGACTAATCAAGGTATCTAAGCCAGACAGTAAAGCACCACCACCAGCCAACATGATGCCTCGATCAATAATGTCTGCGGCAAGTTCGGGGGGCGTCCGTTCAAGGGTACGTTTTACCGCTTCAATAATCACGGATAAAGGCTCAGACATACTCTCGCGAATTTCGGGGGCTTTAATGGTTACTGTTCTTGGTAAGCCAGAGAGGAGATGCAAACCACGTACTTCCATAATTGGCTCATCTTCTTCGGTGGGATAAGCAGAACCCAATTGAATTTTGATATCCTCAGCTGTCCGCTCACCAATAACAAGGTTATGGACTTTCTTCATGTAGAGCATGATAGAGTCGCTCAGTTCATCGCCAGCAACTCGAACGGATTCACTCAACACTGTGCCATCCAAACTCAGAACGGCCACCTCAGTAGTACCGCCACCGATATCAATAATCATGTTTCCAGTCGGTTCAGACACTGGTAAACCTGCACCGATCGCTGCTGCCACAGGCTCATCAATCAAATAAACTTCACTGGCCCCAGCTTCTTTTGCGGCTTCTTCCACAGCACGACGTTCAACGCCAGTTACACCACTCGGAATACCAATCACCATACGGGGTCGAACAAGGGGATTTCGGCCATCATGAACGCGGCGAATAAAATGCTTCAGCATTAATTCTGCGGTATCAAAATCTGCGATAACACCATCTCTGAGGGGGCGAATGGCGACGACATTATCAGGTGTGCGACCCAGCATTTTCTTTGCTTCGAGACCGACAGCACGAGGGCCTTTTTCTTTATCAATGGCAACGACGGAAGGTTCTTCAAGCACAACTCCCTTACCGGACACATAAACAAGGGTATTGGCTGTGCCGAGATCAATGCCCATGTCTCGTGAAAATGAAAGGCGACTAAATAAACCCACTGGTGCGCTAACCCCTAGTTTCGATAATGTGATTGATTTTGTTTTCTATCCTAGTCAACCTTTTTTAGAATTGGTGCTGGGATAAAGTTTTGCTTTTGGATTTTATTATGTTTCTTGTTTTGCGTCTAGCTAACTCTGGTATGGGATCCACGCTTGTTTGATCACAAGGCGATCGCCTCCTGACTCATTGGCTAGTCCGAATTAAACCACAAGACATTTCTTACTACTCCTGCCAAAAAGGTGCTTCCGGAGCAGCATTCATCTCTTCGAGAGTTTTCCAGCCCGCTTCCCACATTTCCTTATCTTTGAGCTGCTTAGCATTAATCCAAAACCTTGTAGTGGGGTCACAGGAGGAGACTAATTCCGCAAAAACCCATTTCCCTTCATTACGACGATTCACCACTTGAAAATGTCGCCATCCCCAGGTTTTCTGGGTTGCTGTCCATTTTGAGCCGAGGAGATGTGGGTATCGTTGCTTTGTTTTTTTTGCCATAACGAACGGAAACGGTAAATTAGCCTCAAAATACTAAGGTAATTGTTTTTCGTAAATAATCCGCAGAACCAAATTTTATGCTTTTACTGCTGCCGATTAAGTGGTTAATCCTTCAATGTCTTATTTTTTTAGTGATGGTCGCCATTGAAGCTGCGGTTTTACATTTCATCGAAGGTATCGCCAAGAGAGATAGCATGATTTATTTATTTTTAGTGAATCTATTCTCGTTTAATTTTGGTTGGCTTTTAGTCACATTGGCCTTCTATTTCGTTACAGGCAGCAATTTTCAGGATGATATTTTGGGCTACATGCTTCTAGGCATCGTCAGTGAAAAGCTTTTAGTCACCTTATTTGTGAATCCTTTTTCCAATCCACTGTTGCTGGCAATGGTGCTTTATTTCGGGGCAGTATGCTATTTCGAGCTAAAAATGTTGACCTTGCTAAAAGTCTTTGTTTTACCAACCGGAGAGAAAAAAGAAGAGGAAGAAATTGATCTGAAGCTGTCACCCTGGGCAGATCGATTGTTAGTCATCTTTTTATCAAAAGATTTTCGCTTGGTAGTGACTGTTTTTATTGCAAATTTCGTGAGCCACACGGTAGTTGGAGGACTCATTTTTCTCACTCAAGCCTAGGTGATCAAGTTTTTGGGTCAAAGGCATCTCTTAAGCCATCTCCCAGGTAATTGAGGCTAAGCACCGTCAAAAAAATTGCCAGCCCCGGGAAAAGCGCCATATGAGGGGCAGAGGTTAAAAAGTTCTGGGCATCATAGAGCATTCGGCCCCAAGTCGGTACATCTGGGGGAAAGCCGAGACCGAGAAAGCTGAGAGTTGATTCGGTGATAATCGCATTGCCAACAGATAGAGTGGCGGCAACAATAATCAGACTAATCAGGTTGGGCAGAATATGGACTTGCAGGATTCGGAATGGGTTAGCGCCGATCGCCCTCGCAGCTGAAACGAATTCTAATGTCTTGAGACTGAGGCATTTGGAACGGACGAGACGGGCAACGGACATCCAATTCAAACTGCCAATCACTATCACAACAAGGATAAAAGTACCCCACTCAGCTCCGGCGATCGCTCGCAATT from [Leptolyngbya] sp. PCC 7376 includes:
- a CDS encoding M48 family metallopeptidase translates to MAANSTKINKRSSETIKISIDGRTLLVILKRSDHRRTIQISINQEREIILHTPRSVSKAQLEDILDKRLEWIRKNLKKIEDSAAKRFIPQWIEGEIHYYLGQGYPLKISCGDHPMFEFENGVFRVCVDQPDDIHKIQFLMRRWYQRQAKTLFRERLAYWLEQTRPILQLEQTEIPLRVKAMKTRWGSCSSLGRINLNLQLIQLSLDCLDYVIVHELCHFREMNHSKRFWSLVTQCMPDWKIRRALLKQQSMATWLK
- the miaB gene encoding tRNA (N6-isopentenyl adenosine(37)-C2)-methylthiotransferase MiaB, encoding MTESRQYHITTFGCQMNKADSERMAGILEGMGYLFAEDPNEADLVLYNTCTIRDNAEQKVYSYLGRQAKRKHSKPDLTLIVAGCVAQQEGESLLRRVPEVDLIMGPQHANRLQELLEQVDSGSQIVATEPIHIVEDITKPRRDSSVTAWVNVIYGCNEHCTYCVVPGVRGTEQSRYPEAIYAEMEELGRQGFKEVTLLGQNIDAYGRDLPGTTPEGRNKYNLTDLLYFVHDVPGIERIRFATSHPRYFTERLIKACHELPKICEHFHIPFQSGDNDVLKAMRRGYTHEKYRRIIDNVRKYMPDASISADAIVAFPGETEEQFENTLKLVEDIGFDQLNTAAYSPRPGTPAAVWEDQLSEEVKSDRLQRLNRLVNQKAAERSERYAGRVEAVLVEGQNPKNPNQVMGRTSGNRLTFFEGDINELKGTIVSVRITEVRPFSLTGEPIEALVTA
- a CDS encoding HAD family hydrolase, producing MAFTNFLKKAAAPLRMAQRTNGKRLNLTLFCDFDGPLVDVSTRYYSTYQTALQHTKRSYEEQGQPLPIRLLTKAQFWRMKRQRVSDIEIAMKSGLQEEQITFFLDYVGKIVNGANLLHLDAMQSGINWSLGLLHSHGVKLVLVTLREEQQVHRMLDCYGLKRLFNGIYGSGDRHTAYENNIDVKTALLKEAITEQGQLSDDWLMVGDTEADIVAAQRVKIPAIALTCGIRDENYLKTYSPDHICTDLLATAHYLIDRYDNTPKNFPLNLNYCLSNALT
- a CDS encoding glycosyltransferase family 39 protein; translated protein: MFETGDWINPWENPHHKTPGPYWLIACFYQLLGVNEIAVRLPSVLLSLGCLLLIYQIAVNLFDKQIGLLSAFILSLEFLWLRYSYLGNPDYITIFIFLTAILCLIKYSGRVVFPNSHGNLEYGILSKDLYLLLFGCCLSLMILCRGFLAGMLILSLLPYLSVSIRKFKYFQKNYFYLGIFIGLIPLGLWLYLSFQRYEVESFRALFSLFVSLSQEQRRNNGYFYYVINTLGLCFPWIFFSIIGAITYWKKKKKEHFLILGIPLSIFLMITFYETRLSHYALPLYPFLAIFAALGIHELIESWEKERSPQLLIKVISCMLGFLGSLFILLNILAQVPESWLFFEFDGLEFAYIVLPLGCAWVYLAWLIFQKKTSQEWIASLLLGQWLSFILLVASGLLTDVNPELKMMISEPEIQTVLQNHQIALFGGGKTQVLLKFYSPKVNYMAKELSDVNIDGFAWVKSEFLAKNWIQHEVVGEYKSWQLIQRK
- the mreD gene encoding rod shape-determining protein MreD — encoded protein: MSKKKFPRSSNPWLNGFVIVVSLLVCSLLLLVRTPGMTILGFSPQWLLMWLVAWSIKRNVSIAVLVAIAVGLLHDSLMVTAFPSHIPGFVLVAWLTASWRHQRYLQEDFISLALIVFIMTFVAETVMALQHLIFGFRSFGDIWLDYQQIALASAVLSSLWAPLICTPLVRWWNQVRALDRQ
- the pipX gene encoding transcriptional coactivator PipX yields the protein MNTESYFNHPTFGMLFLICELEDNEELFTTLYAQRLFFVVQQNKKNMVFEPITRMDARMKVEQRLRKVRRLGPSPQLDALQALYKRTFQ
- a CDS encoding YggS family pyridoxal phosphate-dependent enzyme, with product MSDQLANQIAFFQQQLPATTKLIAVSKTHSVEKIRAAYEVGVRDFAENRLQEALAKQKELADLKDICWHFIGHLQKNKAKKAIAHFDWIHTIDSLALAKKLNNYAATMAVVPKCCLQVKPLPDPNKFGWDFEQLQQDLSGLAACNHLKIQGLMTILPLGLTSNEILAAFTSVQKLKEQLNENSAFPFALSELSMGMSGDYELAVQAGSTMIRVGSAIFGQRSYA
- a CDS encoding cell division protein SepF, encoding MFTKLRDFLGFNETEEFEEYYEEEVDNTDYAALYPADSPAPLVEEKSRPRRLRENPTVASDFGMNSNSAPRNNVIGMPGVNNGLSEVVVCEPHSFEEMPQVIQSLRDRRSVVLNLNMMDPDEAQRAVDFVAGGTYAIDGHQERIGDSIFLFTPNCVQVTNQTGVVHEAATPVTAQPAAPRTATPTPAWNEEMAPVAQAQ
- a CDS encoding MEKHLA domain-containing protein, which produces MTKPWLEPEAIAQVQLILDSYRHWFGEDLIARDETPETQADILFEAPMVVFSHGTQTDPIYNYGSRLGLKLWERTWEELLAMPSRESAEPNEKVQTERNQLLASSRDYGFKTGFSGVRVTKNGKRVRIEDVKLWDLLDKDGNYGGQAAVYSKWTFLD
- a CDS encoding HD domain-containing protein, yielding MELSDRFSEALVFAEKLHRQQSRKGSGTPYVAHLLGVASTVLEAGGNEDEAIAALLHDAVEDQGGLATRDLIQEKFGDRVTEIVMGCSDSVEGEIKLPWRERKVAYLDHLKTAPKSVRLVSMADKLYNLQSIVRDYRLVGEDLWSRFRGKKDGTLWYYQELSKIFDPEHPLTQEFKRAIATLDTLISTKSP